Below is a window of Tsuneonella deserti DNA.
GAAGAATGCGCTTCTGGTCGCCAAGGTAGGCTTCGGCCATCGCGATCGCGCTGGTGGCGGGGGCGTAGTATGCGCTGCCGGTCTTGAGCAGGCCGACGATCTCGCCGCCGCCGCCGCGGGTGCGCTTGACGATCTCGTCCATGCGCTCCTTGCTTGACTTGCCCATGGCGACAAGGTCATCGACCGGGATGCCGCTGATCGTGGTGTAGCTGGTGACGGGCACCATCGTGTCGCCGTGGCCGCCGAGGACGAACGCGTTCACGTCGCGCACCGAAACGCCGAATTCCCACGCCAGGAACGTCGCGAAGCGCGCGCTGTCGAGCACGCCGGCCATCCCGACCACCTTGTTGTGAGGAAGGCCGGAGAACTCCCGCAGGGCCCAGACCATCGCGTCGAGCGGGTTGGTGATGCAGATTACGAACGCGTCGGGCGCGTGGGTCTTGATGCCTTCGCCGACCGACTTCATCACCTTGAGGTTGATGCCGAGCAGGTCGTCGCGGCTCATGCCGGGCTTGCGAGGAACGCCGGCGGTGACGATCACCACGTCGGCGCCGGCAATGTCGGCATAGTCGTTGGTTCCGGTGATGCTGGCGTCGAAGCCTTCGATCGGACCGCACTGGCTGAGGTCGAGCGCCTTGCCCTGGGGGATGCCGTCGGCGATGTCGAACAGGACGATGTCGCCCATTTCCTTCTTCGCGGCGAGATGGGCGAGCGTGCCACCGATCATCCCCGCGCCGACGAGCGCGATTTTCTTGCGGGCCATGGGGAAACAAATCCTTCCGTCGCGCGGGACTGGCCATCACAAGGCGCGCAACCCCGTCCCGCAGGCGGAGGCGGCCTGAATTCGAGGCGGACCTAGGCTTGCGGTGGGGCTATTGCAACCGGCAATAGACCGCTTAGTCAAAACTATCTTTGCAAATAGTTCGCAATTGCAGGACGAGGCCTGCCGCTGCTCGATGGCCCGCTGTGAGGCTGGCGGCGGGTCAGGCGCTTGCCCGCATCGGTGCGCCCTCGCGCTCCTGTGCGATCAACATCGCCGCGAGGTAATCGGGCACTGCGCGGCTGAAATAGTATCCTTGGCCAAGGGTGCAGCCGGTCGCCCGGACCGCGCGCACCTGATCGACGGTCTCCAGTCCCTCGGCGACGATTTCCATGTCGAGCCGCGCGCCCATTTCGGCGACCGCGCGGATGATCGCCTCGCTCTTGCGGCCTACGTTGGCGCCGGACACGAAACTGCGATCGACCTTGATCTTGCTGAAGGGGAACTTGTGGATCGAGCCGAGAGACGAATAGCCCGTGCCAAAATCGTCCAGCGCGAAACGTATTCCCGCCGCAGAAAGTTCGTTGATGAAGTTGGCGGTGGACTGGTTATCATCGAGAAACAGGCTCTCGGTCACTTCCAGTTCGAGGCGGGACGGGGCCAGTCCGGCGTCCCGCAGCGCCGTGAGTATGCCGAGCGCCGCGCCCGGCGCCCTGATCTGCATGGGTGAAAGGTTGACGGCGAGGGTCACGTCCTCCGGCCAGTGGACCGCGGCGCGCGCTGCCTGTGCGGTGATCCAGTTGCCGAGTGTGACGATAACCCCCGTCTCTTCTGCCACCGGAATGAATTCGTCGGGCCTCAGTTCACCCTTTTCCGGGTGGAACCAGCGCACCAGCGCCTCGAAAGTTCGGATGCGCCCGGTCGCAAGGTCGATGATCGGCTGGAAGAAAATCGACAACTCGTCACGCTGGATCGCCGCTCTCAGCTCGGCCTCGATCTCCCGCCGGCGCATCAGGTTGCGGCTCATGGATTTCTCGAAGAACCGGCTGTGGTTTTTGCCGCCTACCTTTGCGTGATAGAGCGCCAGGTCAGCTGCCTGCATCAGCGAATCCGCGTCGTCCGCATCTTCTGGCAGGATCGCGATGCCCATCGAACACGGCACCTCCAGGCGGGTTTCGTCGATCCGCAGCGGCCGGGTGACGGTATCCAGGACCCGTGCAGCCAGCCGTTCGCACTCCAGCCTGCTTTCCACGCTGCAGAACATGATGAACTCGTCGCCGCCGAAACGCGCCATCGAGGCATCTGCCGGGGCACTTTCGCGGAGCCTGTGGGCGACCTCGGTCAAGACCCGGTCCCCGACCGGGTGGCCGAGCAGGTCGTTCACTTCCTTGAAGCGGTCGAGATCGAGCCAGAACAGCGCGAGCCGCTCGTCCTGGGAGACCGCCTCCAGCTTCTGCGTCATCGCGTGATTCAGGCCGGCGCGGTTTGCAAGACCCGTGACGACATCGGTCCGCGCGAGCAGCTGCATCTTGGTCGCCAGTTCCGCGCTCGTCTCCGCGGCGCCGATCGCGCCTCGCAAGGTCGTGAAAAGGTTAGTGACGATCGACGACATCGCCCCCATCAGCAGGGTCATCGCGACGGCCATCGCGAAATGGGCGACGGAGCCTTCCCACAGTGCCGCCACCAGCAGCGGCAGCGCCGCAAGTGCCAACTGAGCGAGCGCGATCGCAGGCCGGCCTGCATTGCGGGCGCAAACTCCGACGCCGTACGCGATGGCGTTGACGAGCATCAGCGCCTGGATGCCGGGCTCGGCATGAAGCACGATGGTCAGTCCGGCGAAAATACCCAGGAACAGGGCATAAGTGACCGCACCCGTGGCATAGAGCCGCTCGAGCTTCGTGGTGCTGACGTCCGCATCGTCGGCGCAGATGCCGAACGCGATGACCAGCCGGCCCGCCGCGATGACCGCAAGCATTCCGCACACCGCGTACAGCACGGCTGCGCCGCTCAGGACGGCAGAGACCGCAGCGGAAAGGACGCCGACCGCAACGCCGATCGCGAGACTGATGGGTTGAGTGTAGAGCGAACGCACGAGCGTCCGGCGGACCCGCTCGTTGAGCGCGTCCTTGCGAACAATCCGCCTGTGCAGAAACCGCATCCAGCGGATCGCATGATTAGCAGCCATTAGCCCGCTCTAGACAGGACAGGTCACTGGACGGTTAACGCAGTGCTTACCTTGAGAAATCGCGAAGCGCGGGCGTTTTCGCACTCTCGTCGAGCGGGCGGCGAAGTCTTGCGGCGAGGCGCCGGTCGAATGTGCTGCAGATGTGCTGCCAGTGGTGTGCAACGCGCAGGTCACCGGCAGCCAACGCCTTCTCGGCTTCGATCAGGGCCGCATGCGCCGCGCCGAGCCCATGACGGGCAAAATGGTGCAGGGCCGCGTGCAGCACGATGTCCCGATCTACCGAAGGCAGGTCATCGTTAACCGGCACAGGTGGCGAGTTGGGCCGCTGGAAGGTGCGGGCTGCTGCGGAACGTTGCTGCGAGCGAATTGGCTGCGACCGGACGGGCATCGAATACTTCCTGCGGCGGTGGTCCCAGCCTGTTAGACCCGCGGCAGCTAACGCTTGGTTCGGCTACAGGGTTACGGAACGATTCACCAAGCCTGACCGCACCTGCCGAAATCGTATCCTGGTTATGTTGCCGGTTCGGCAGCTGCCTGCCGTTCGCTTCGCTCGCGCTCGAAGCGCAGGCAGTCGAAGATCTTGGCGCCGCCGAGAAAAACGGAGCCCGTCGCTGCAAGGAACAGCAGCTTCCCTCCAAAACCCGGATATTGGTGCAGATAGACCGAGCCCCGTTCGATCGCTCCGAGGCCAAGCGCGTAGATGATCAGGCACGCTTCGAACTTCGTCTTGATGACAAACAGGCGCTTGATCTTGCTCAACATGTGTCCACGCTTTTCCTTAACGCCAGTGCCAGCAATATCCGTGCCATTGCCGGAATCGCGTGCCTGGCGAAGTTAATGCATGACCAAGTGTAAAGCTCCGCGACAGCGGGTCCAGCGCGTTAACCCAGCTGGAGAAGATCAAGCGTCTGGAGCAGGGCAAGCCGGGCGGCGGTGACGCTCCGCGCGAGGGTTGGGCTGGCGAGGTCAGTCGGATCGATCTGGGACGGCCAGTAATTCCGGATCACCGACTCGATCCGCTCGGCGACTCGATCGTGCAGGAGGAAGCGTGGATCGACCGTTGCGGGATCGGCGACGACGCGAAGCCGCAGGCACGCGGGACCACCGCCGTTCGCCATCGATTGCCGCAAGTCGACCGGCAGCACCTGGCGGATGGGGCCGTTGCTTGCCAACAGGCTCTTCAACCATGCCGTGACGGCAGAATTTTCCATGCACTCGCTCGGCACGACCAGAGCCATTTCCCCCTCTGGCAGGGTAACGAGCTGTGCATTGAACAAGTAGCTCTGCACGGCATCTTCCAGCGACACTTCGGAGGCCGGCACCTCCACCACCTCGAGCGCCGGGAAGACCTCCCGGATCGCCTGGTAAGCCGCTACCTGGCTGGCGAAGGCGGCCTCATGCGTGAACAGGACATGCTCGTTGGCCACGGCGACGACGTCGTTGTGGAAAGCCCCGGCCGCGATCGCGGCGGGGTTCTGCTCCAGGAACACGGTGCGCGCCGGGTCGAGGCCATGGAGCCGGGCGACGGCCCGGCTCGCCTGTTCGTGCTGGCGCGCGGGGAAGGGGCCGCCGCTCCTGCCGTAGACGAAGACTTCCACGCCAGCGGCCTGGTGACGTTCGCACAGCCGCATGTGGTTGGCCGCCCCCTCGTCCCCGAAGCTGGGCGGCACCGGATCGTGCAAAGCAAAGCTCGTCCGGTCCGCGAAGGCGAGGGCGAGCTGGCGCGCCGTGTCGGGCCACTCCTGCGCCCGGTGCGCCATCGTGACGAGATTGGCGGGCGTCAGGTGACAGCGGCCGTCGCTCGTATCCGGAGGGGGACTGACAGTGGCGGCGTTGGCGGTCCACATCGACGACGCGGACCATGAAGCCGCCGTGAGGGCCGGGTCAGTGCTGGCGTCCGCGCCCAGCCGGTCGAGGAAAGCGCCGTTCGGGCGGGGAAGCGGGACGAAGAAGCCCTGGCGCAATCCGAGCGCCATGTTGTGCCGCATCTTGGCGAGGCCCTGGAGCGCCCCCGCGCGAGGGTAGCTGACATCGCCCGCATGGGCGCTCGCGGCGAGGTTGCCGAGGCTCAGGCCGGCGTAGTTGTGACTGGGGCCGACGATGCCGTCGAAATTGATCTCGACCAGGTTAGCCCCTGCGCTCATCGGGCGACGCTCCAGGCCTCGTCGCCCTCAGAGATACCCAGCGCTGCGGCGGAGATGCGGTCGATTTCGATGCTGCCATCGGGCCGGAAGTCGCGCATGCCGAAGGCAGAGCGGAATGTACCCAGCGTACCGGTTGCGATTATCGCGCGCTCGCCAAGGTCGAGATTGGTGGATGCCACCCGGGCAGGACGCGCCTCCCGGATCGACTTCACGTCATTGGTGCGGGCCGTCATGGTTGGCCCGCCATCGAAGATGTCGACGTACCCGTCGTGCCGAAATCCCTCGTCCTCCAGCATCCGCATCGCGGCACGGCCGGTCGGGTGGGGCATGCCGATTGCGGTGCGCGCCTCATCGTCCAGCATGGCCACGTAGACCGGGTGCTTGGGCATGAGATCGGCGATAAACTGGTTGCCGTTGATGGCGTTGAAGTAATCGGCTTCCTGGAAAGTCATGCCGAAGAAGCGCCCGGCTACCCCGTCCCAGAACGGCGAACCGCCGCGCGCGTCGATGATCCCGCGCAGCTCCGCGAGGATCCGGTCGGCGAAACGCGAGCGGTGCATGGCGATGAAGAGGTAGCGGCTCCGCGCGAGCAGCAGGCCGAGCCCACCGGCCCGCTCGTTGGGATGGAGGAACAGGCCGCCCACTTCACTCGAGCCTTCGAGGTCGGTGACGAGGCTCAGCAGATCGGCCCGCACGGTCCGTTCCAGCTCCTGCGAATGCTGGGTCAGCGTGTTGAGGCGATAGGAATAGAACGGCCAGCGCTGTCCGACCTGCGTCATCAGCTGGCAGGTCCCCCGCACATCCCCGGTGGCGGTGTTTTCCAGGACCAGGACGAACTGCTCATCGGCAAGACTGTCCTCGTCGCGGGCGAACGAGACCTCCGCCCGCTCGAGCTTGCCGGCCAGCGCATTGCGATCGGCCGGAAGGTTGGTGAACCCGCCGCCGGTGAGCTTGGCCATTTCGTACAGCGGCTCAAGGTCGCCGGGGTGCGCGGCGCGCAGGCGGAAGGTCAAGTCAGGTCTCCGGATGCAAGGCGGGTGAGGACGAGCGCCGACAGCGATGCGCGCTCGGCTAGGCTGGGCACGACCAGGTACTCGTCGGAAGAATGAATCGAGCCGCCCCGGACGCCCATGGTATCGACCACCGGCACTCCGCAGGCGGCGATGTTGTTGCCATCGCACACGCCGCCAGAGGACTGCCAGCCGAACTGCTGGCCCAGCTCCGCGCCGCAGGCCTGCACCAGGTCGAACAGCTTTTGCGCCCTGCCGTCGACCGGCTTCGGAGGACGCGTGATACCGCCGTGAAGCGATAGCGTGACTTCATGGCGCTTCGCGACTTCGCCAATCAAGTCATTGAGATATTGCTGGAATGATTCCGCAGCCTCACTTGTCCGCGGGCGTATATTGAAACGCACCACGGCGTGATCGGGCACGACGTTGTTGGCCGACCCGCCGTCGATGCGGGCGGGGTTCACGGAGAGTGCCTCATGGCCGAGCGCCTTGACCCGGACGGCGAAATCCGCCGCCGCCACGATGGCGTTGCGCCCTTCCCGGGGATTGCGCCCGGCGTGTGCCGCGCGGCCAGACACGACGAGACTGTAATTCCCGCTCCCCCCACGGGCATGAGCGAGCGTGCCGTCGGGCAGCGCGGAAGGCTCGTACGTCAGCGCCGCATACTTGCCGCGCGCGAGCCGGTCGATCAGCGCGGAGGAAGACAGCGATCCCGTCTCCTCGTCGGAATTGATCATGACGTCGTAGCCGATCCTCCCCGCACTCTCCGATGCCTCGAACGCCAACAGGGCGTGGAGGATCACGGCGATGCCGCCTTTCATGTCGGCAAGACCGGGACCGCACAGGGTCTCGTCGTCGATCCAGGTCTGGTGCTGGAACGGGTGGTCGGCGGGAAACACGGTGTCCATGTGCCCCGTCAGGAGTAGCCGGCGCTCGGCTTCGGGGCGCACCCGCACCACGAGGTGCCGGCCATGCGCTTTCTCGACCTCGCGCCCGTCGGTGTCGATCGTTGAGACCGGGGCCGGTTGATGCAGCTCGATCTCGCCCGGAAGCGATGCGAAAGCCTCGGCAAGCACGGAAGCCTGGTGCGAAAGGCCGGCGAGGTTTCCGGTCCCGGTATTGATCAGGCTCCACGCGCGGGCCTGCTCCAGCATCGCCTCCGGGTCGATCGAGGCGGATATATGGTCAGCCGTTCGTTTCATCTGCAACCGCTCCTAGCCGCCCCGCGCTTTCCCGCGCAACCTGCCGAATGTTGCATTGCACGACGCCGTTCGCCATAGGCGCCGCTCGCTTCCTCCCCGGATGTCAGGCTAAACCGAGGTTTGCGCCGATTCTGGCGCTGCCGCATCGTGCGAGGGAAGATGAGCGAGTATCTGGACAAGGCAGGGCTGCAGGTCGATCACGGACTGGCGGAGTTCGTCGACAGCGAGGTGTTGGCCCCGCTTGGCCACGACAGCGCGGCTTTCTGGCAGGGCTTCGCGGCGTTGCTGGCGGACTACGCCCCTCGCAATCGCGCCTTGCTGGCGCGGCGCGAGGAACTCCAGGCGCAGATCGACGACTGGCATCGGTCAAGGGCGGGGCAACCGCACGACGCGCTCGCCTACGTTCGCTTTCTTGAGGAGATCGGGTACCTGGTGCCCGAACCCGGTGAGTTCACGATCGGGACGGAAAATGTCGACCCGGAAATCGCGACGATGGCCGGGCCCCAGCTTGTCGTTCCCGTATTGAACGCGCGGTTCCTCCTCAACGCGGCCAATGCGCGCTGGGGCAGCCTCTACGATGCATTCTATGGCACCGACGCGCTCGATGCGCCGGCTGCACGACCGGGCGGCTACGACGCCGACCGCGGCGCTGCGGTGATCGCGGAAGCTCGCCGGTTCCTCGATCAGGCGCTGCCCCTGCGCGAGGGGAGCTGGACTGACCTGCGCGGCGAGCCTGTTCCCCTGCTCGCGGATGAAGCGCAATATCGCGGCCGGACCGAAAAGGGATTGTTGTTCCGCAACAATGGCCTGCACATCGAAGTTGTCATCGATCGCGAGCATCCGGTCGGGCGCGACGATCCGGCGGGCATCGCGGATGTCGTGCTCGAAAGCGCGCTGACCACGATCGTCGATCTCGAAGACTCGATCGCCGCGGTCGATGCGGCGGACAAGGTCGCTGCCTACCGCAACTGGCTCGGTGTCATCCGCGGCGACCTGGAGGACACGTTCGAGAAGAACGGCCGCGCACTCACTCGGCGACTGGCCGGCGACAAGACTTGCCAAGGCGAGGGTGGGCCTGTCTCACTTCCCGGGCGCAGCCTTCTGTTCGTTCGGAACGTCGGCCACCTGATGACCAATCCCGCGATCATCCTGCCCGACGGGTCCGAAGTCCCCGAAGGCATCATGGACGCGGTGATCACGAGCGCAATCGGCGCGCACGACGTTGCCGGCCTCGGCCGGTACCGCAACAGCCGCGCAGGCTCCATCTACATCGTCAAGCCAAAGCAGCACGGGCCGGAAGAGTGTGCGTTTACCAACGACTTGTTCGACGCGGTTGAGGACCTGCTCGAGCTGCCCCGGCACACGGTCAAGGTCGGCGTGATGGACGAGGAACGCCGCACCAGCGCCAACCTGGCGGCGTGCATCGAGGCGGTGCGTGACCGTATCGTGTTCATCAACACCGGGTTTCTCGATCGCACCGGCGACGAGATCCACACCTCGATGCAGGCCGGTCCGATGACCCGCAAGGCGGAGATGAAGAGCAGCACGTGGCTCGCCGCGTACGAAGCGCGCAACGTGGCCATCGGCCTGCGCCACGGGCTGTCGGGCCGCGCCCAGATCGGCAAGGGCATGTGGGCCGCGCCCGACATGATGCGCGACATGGTCGAACAGAAGATCGTCCATTTGAAGGCAGGCGCGAACACCGCCTGGGTGCCGAGCCCGACGGCCGCGACGCTCCACGCGCTGCATTACCACCAGCTCGACGTGTTCGCCCGGCAGAAGGAGCTTGGCGAAGCGCCGGGTCTGGACAAGCTGCTCAAGATTCCCCTCGCGCACGGGACCAACTGGTCCGAGGAAGAAGTGCGCGAGGAACTGGACAACAACGCACAGGGTCTACTCGGCTACGTCGTCCGCTGGATCGAGCAGGGCGTGGGTTGCTCCAAGGTCCCCGACATTCACGACGTCGGCCTGATGGAGGACCGCGCGACGCTGCGGATCAGCTCGCAGCACATGGCCAACTGGCTGCTTCACGGCGTGTGCACGCGCGAACAGGTAATGGATTCGCTCCGCCGCATGGCGGCGAAGGTCGACGCGCAGAATGCCGGCGATCCCGCCTACGTTCCGCTCGTCGGAAACGAGGACGGACCGGCTTTCAGCGCGGCTTGCGATCTGGTGTTCAGGGGCGTCGAGCAGCCTTCGGGCTATACCGAACCGCTGCTGCACGCATGGCGGCAGAAGGCGAAGGAAATCTCCGCCTAGCCAAGCTCCCGCGCGATCGCGACGAAGTCCTCGACCGAGAGGGTTTCGGCGCGGCGCTGCGGATCGATGCCGAGCGAGGCGAGGGCATCCAGCGCGCCGGGCACGCCCTTTAGGCTCTGACGCAGCATCTTGCGGCGCTGGCCGAAAGCCGCTTCGGTCACCCGCCCGAGCGTGCGCGCATTCACCCCTGGCGGCATCGCCCTGGGCACGATGTGGACGATCGCGCTCATCACCTTGGGCGGCGGGGTGAACGCGCTCCGGTGCACCTTGAGCGCGATGCGCGGCACGGCGCGCCATTGCGCGAGGACGGCCAACCTTCCGTAGGCGTCGCTGCCCGGCTCCGCTACGATGCGCTGGGCCACTTCCTGCTGGAACATGAGCGTCAGGCTGGTCCACCGGGGCGGCCATTCCTGCCCGCCCAGCCAGCGAACCAGCAGCGCCGTGCCGACATTGTAGGGCAAGTTGGCAACCACGGCATAGGGGCCACCCATGAGGCTGTCGTGATCGAGCGTCAAGGCATCGCCCTCGATGACCCTCAGGCGACCCGGAAAGGCGCCTTCCAGCTCGCCCAAGGCTGGCAGGCAGCGGCGATCCATTTCGATTGCGGTGACATCGGCGCCGGCGCGAAGCAGGCCTCGCGTGAGGCCACCAGGACCGGGGCCGATCTCCAGCACCCTGGTCCCGGCGAGGTCGCCAGGGATGGCAGCGATGCGATCGAGCAGTTGCTCGTCGAACAGGAAGTTCTGCCCGAGCGCCTTCGAGGCGCTCAGGCCGTGGCGCGCCACGACTTCGCGCAAGGGCGGCAGGTCAGGCAATGCTGGCCCGCCGCGCCGCGCACTCGCCCGCCATGCGGATCGCGGCGATGGTCGCGCCGGGGTCGGCCTGGCCGCTGCCCGCGATGCCGAACGCGGTGCCATGATCCGCACTGGTCCGCACGATCGGCAGGCCCAGGGTCACGTTCACCCCTCTGTCGAAGTCGAGCGCCTTGAGCGGGATCAGCGCCTGGTCATGGTACATGCACAAGGCAACATCGTAATCGCGCCGTGCGCGGGGCGCGAACAAGGCGTCGGCGGGGTAGGGCCCGGTCGCCTCGATGCCTTCGCCGCGCAGCGCGGCGATGGCTGGCGCAATGATGCGGATTTCCTCGTCGCCCATTCGCCCGTCCTCTCCGGCATGGGGGTTGAGGGCGGCCACCGCGATCCGGGGGGCGGCAATGCCGAAGTCTCGCTGCAGCGCCGCCGCAGCTATCCGGCCTCGTCGAACCAGCAGGTCGAGCGTGATCTGGCCCGGCACCCGGGCCAGCGGGAGGTGGACGGTGAGGGGGATCGTCCGCAACTGCGGTCCGGCCAGCATCATGACGGCGTCCTGCGCCGCGATCCCGCAGGCGTGGGCGACGAACTCGGTCTGTCCCGGAAAATGGAAGCCGACTTCCCCCAGCAGGGACTTGGCGATCGGGCCGGTGACGAGCCCGCCAGCCTCGCCCGACACCGCGAGAGCGGTCGCCCGCTCCAGCGAGGCAAGCGCCAGCGCCGCGCCATCCTTGTCGGGCTCCCCCGGACGCCATGGCGCGTCGAGATCGCCCAGCACCGGCAGGGCGCGGCCGAAGGCATCGGCAACTTCGTCCAAGGAGGCTACCGGCTCGACGGGAAGGGCATGTCCCCGAGCCGCGGCGGCGGAGGCCAGCAGGCGCACGCCGCCGACGACCGCGAACGGCGGCAGGGCTTCACGATCCCGGGCAATCCACGCTTCGGCGACCAGTTCGGGGCCTACCCCCGCCGGATCGCCGAGCGAGACGACGAGCGGCTTCAATTGTACTCGATCACCGCGTCGTTGCGCAGGTCGCGAAGATAGCGCTGGGCCCGCTTGTTGACCCGGTCGTCTTCGAGCTGCGCCATCAGGTCGTCGAAACTCGGCGCGCCCGAGGTCTGCGGATCGTCGCGGCCGCACAGCATGAGCACACTCACGCCGTCCTGCGCCGATCCGAACGGCGGGGTGGTCTGGCCGACCTGCAGATCCGCCAACAGCGGCTGGAGTTGCTCGGGCAGCGAGCGCAGGACGATCCCGTCGTTCGCCGCCACTTCGGCGCCGATCGCGGCCGCGCCCGATTCCGCATCGCCGCAGCCGCGCATCGCGCTGACGGCGGACGTGAACGAGGCAAGCTTGGCCTTCGCCTCGGCCTCGCTGAGCCCTTCGGGGAACTTGAGCGAGATCTGCTTGAGACTGAGCACCGCATCGCGCGGGTCCGCGGTCAGCACGGCCTTCTTGTCGATGAGGTAGAGGATCGAAAACCCGCCCGAGTTCTCGATCGGACCCACGAGCTGACCCGGCTGCATCTGGCGCGCGGCGACCGCCAGCTCGCTCGGGAGCATTTCGAGCCGCACGAACCCGAGATCGCCGCCCGCAGCGGCAGTCGAGGACTGCGAAAACTGGCGGGCGTAGCCGACGAAGCTGCCGCCCTGCTTGAGCTGTTCGATGATCTTGCCGAGGTTGGCGAGAACCTGTTCGCGCGTCTCGGGGGTTGCGGCCAGCCAGA
It encodes the following:
- a CDS encoding peptidylprolyl isomerase, producing the protein MKGARCALTKTDDSVIDKTVSRLLCGIAALSLVVSPVAASAQAAAASNGNALDIPANVTILGKSDPNVRKPTAVVNGQIITGTDVDQRAALVVAASKGKIEDEEMQRLRTQVLRNLIDETLQIQEAKAQDIAVTPAEVDQTYARLAAQNFGQNVDAMDEYLAKIGSSPASLKRQILGELSWQRLLRRNVAPFVNVSAEEVNEMMARLEASRGTEEYRLGEIWLAATPETREQVLANLGKIIEQLKQGGSFVGYARQFSQSSTAAAGGDLGFVRLEMLPSELAVAARQMQPGQLVGPIENSGGFSILYLIDKKAVLTADPRDAVLSLKQISLKFPEGLSEAEAKAKLASFTSAVSAMRGCGDAESGAAAIGAEVAANDGIVLRSLPEQLQPLLADLQVGQTTPPFGSAQDGVSVLMLCGRDDPQTSGAPSFDDLMAQLEDDRVNKRAQRYLRDLRNDAVIEYN